In Streptomyces sp. ML-6, the genomic stretch CCAGCCGGGTCCCGACCAGCCGCCGCTCGTCGAGCCGCGCCGCGACCGCCGAGAGCACCGACTCCGACGGGATCAGCTGCTCGAACCGCAGGTTCCCGCCCTCGTCCGGGACCGCGTCGGGCACCACCAGGACCCGCACCGCACCGCCCTCGCCCGCGACGGCGGGCAGGCACCGGACCCTGCGCAGGGAGGGCGCCGCCTCACGGGCGATGACCTCGTGGTCCGCGGCCGTGACGGCCCGCTCCTGGACCCGCAGGATGTTGGGCGCCCGGACCTTCGCGTTCTCCACCGTCTCGCCGTCGACCCCGCCCCGGGCCGCCTCACGGTTGTGCACGCTCGCCACGTACGGCACCGAGCTGCGCAGCACGTTGATGGCGCCCCGGGCGACGTTCCCGGCCGCGCCACCACCCGTCCGGCAGCGGGGGATCCGCAACTGCGCGCCCTTCTCGGGCACGGCGCCGCAGGAACGCATCGTCCCGTCGGCCTCGCGCACCTCCGGCGGGAACGCGAACTCGCCGGTGACGGCGTCGATCCGCACATGACGGTCGTCCGGCAGGGAGGCGCCGAAGTGCTCCACGGCGGTCCACACCTGCCAGCCCTCCGCGGACGACACCTGCACCACCGGCGGCTCCCCGTCCAGCAGCAGCGGCGCCCTGTCCACCAGGAACCGCTGCCCGGCGACCCCCTCCGAGACGCCGAGCGGCACGTCCAGGACGGTCTCCGCGTGCTCCACGTCCGCGGTGCCGCCGACGGTGAACACCTCGGCCTCCCGGATCGTCGGCGACTCGGAGTAGAACGGCTGGCCCGGCTCCGGCGCGGTGACCCGGCAGCGCAGCCACCCCGCCCGGGTCCCCGCCGCCACCGACGTGGTGTGCCCGGCGGGGACGAACACGGTGATCTCGCCCGGCCTGTTCAGCCCGCCGGTGCTGTCGGTGCCGGTCCGGCACGTCACCCAGCGGGCACCGTCCCACGCCTCCCACACCAGCGGCGGCTGCCGCGGGTCGACGCCCACCCCCTCCACCCGGCTGTCCAGACGCACGGCGACGATGCACCGGGGGACGGCGGTCGGCAGCCCGAACAGCACCGCGTCGCCCGGCTCCGGCCGGGCCTGGAAGCACGGGACGTCCTGGCCCGCGCCGAGCGGCGCGGTCCGGTCGGTCTGCTCGCCCGACACCGGCGCGGTGACCAGCCGGACCAGCGAACTCGGCACGATCGAGAGGTCGTCGGAGGTGGAGAACACCACCTCCTCCTCGGCCTCGCCGCGCGAGGTGGCGACCTCCGTCCCCGCCGGGAGCAGCACGGCCTCCGGCTGCGGGGCCGACAGCCAGAAGTCGACCTCCGCCCGCGCCGCCGTCGGCGGGAACAACGTGACGCCCAGCAGGTCGAGGAAGGCCGAGTAGTTCTTGTCCGGCACCCGGTTCAGCCGGTACAGCAACTGGTCGACCATGTACGCGAACGTCTCGATGAGCGTGACGCCGGGGTCCGACACGTTGTGGTCGGTCCACTCCGGGGTGCGCTGCTGGACGTACCGCTTGGCCTCGTCGACGAGTTGCTGGAAGCGCCGGTCGTCCAGGTTGGGGGAGGGCAGGGCCATCAGCGCACCCCCGCTTCGGCGGAGCCCTCGGAGGAGGGGATGGTGTAGAAGGGGAAGACGAGGTTGCGCAGGTCGTTCGTGGCGCGCACGGTGTAGTGCACGTCGATGTACAAGGTGCCCTCCTCGACGGCGTCGAACGCGATCACCACGTCGGTGACCTCGATGCGCGGTTCCCAGCGCTCCAGCGACGTGCGGACCTCGTGCGCGATGCGGCCCGCGGTCGCCCCGTCGCCGGGGGCGAAAACGTGCTCGTGGATGCCGCAGCCGAACTCCGGCCGCATCGGCCGCTCGCCCGGCGCCGTGCCGAGGATCAGCCCGATCGCCTCCTCGATCTCCTGGTCCCGCTCGACCATGCCGATGCCGCCCGTGGGACCGACCCGCAGCGGGAAGCCCCAGCCGCGCCCGATGAAGCCGCTCACACCGGACCCCCGATCAGGACGTTCATCGCGCCGGTGATGATCTGCGCGCCGCAGCTGGTGGTGTCCCGCATCCGGGCGGCGGGCAGCCCGCCGATCAGCACCTGGCCGCCGACCGCGGCGGCGGGACCGGGCAGGACGACGTTCCCGGGCCCGAGCGCGGCGTGCGGAGGGACCACGCACACGTGCAGGCTGCCGGCGACGGCCGCCGGCCTGCCGCCGATCAGCACGGTGGCCACGGCCACGGCACCCGGTGGCGGGGTCCCGATGAGGCCGCCGTGAACGGTGGAGTCGCCCGTCCGGGCTGCAGGGGGCATGATTGCTGTTCTCCTTGCTGGGAAAGGGACTTCGGCCGCCGTACGGGCCGTGTCGGGGCGTCAGTTGATCCGGATGAGCTTGGCCTTGAGGACGGCGAGCAGTCCGCCGTCGACGGTGACCCCCGTTCTGCCGTTGATGGTCACCGAACGTCCCTTCACGTCGACCGCGCCCGTACCGGCGTCGAGCGTGATGCCGGACGCGGAGAGGACCACGGAGCTCAGCACCCGGCCGCCGCCGGGCGCGAACACCTTCAGCGCGATCTCGTTCCGCCGCTCGTCCAGCGTGACGTCGAGCCGCTTGTCACCACTGGCCAGCCGGACGCCGGACGGCCCGCGCGGACTGTCCAGCAGTTCCAGCCGGTGCCCCGAACGGGACACTAGCGAACGGCGGTTGACCTTGCCGCTGGTCGGGTCCACCAGCGGCACGTCGTGGGGCGAGGGCTTGTCGACCCCGTTGTAGAGACCGCCCAGCACATAGGGGCTGTCCAGCAGGCCCTGCTCGAACCCGACCAGTACCTCGTCGTTGACCTCGGGACTGAACACACCGCCGCCGCCCCGGCCGCCCCACTGCACCGTACGGACCCAGTCGGACACGTAGGTGTCGTCGAGCCAGGGGAACTTCAGCCGCACCCAGCCCCGTTCGTCCTTGCCCTCACGGATGTCGGTCACCACACCGATCGCGAGGCCCGGCACACGGGGACCGCGCGCGGGCGCGTTCGCACCACCGGCCAGCCCCGCCAGGGAACGGTCGGGCGCGGCGCTCACCAGCACCGTCGTGCGGTAGCCGCCGTCCGGCTCCAGGACGTGGTGCGCCGCGGTCGCCGTGTAGCGGCCGGAGAACGCGGGCCCGACGTTGCCGAGCGCCACCGGCTCACCGGCCCGCAACCGGGGATTGCCCTCGGCGACCGCCTCGATCTCCCCGAAACCCGAACTCACCGACGCGGCCAGGGAACCGGCGACGGCCGTGGCCTCGGCCTGGGTCCGGTACGGGGTGTCGGCAACCGTCAGCCGGGCACGCGACCCGAACGCCCCGGCCGCCCGCGACGGACTCATCCCCGGGGACACCGTGTCGCTGCGCACGGACTGCTCACGGGCCACCAGCCGCCGCTTGGTCTCGACGTCCCAGCCGCGCACCTCCACCTCGTTCGCCCCGTCCGCACCGGTCAGCACGGCCCGCAGGGCCAGCAGGTTGCGCCCGTACTCGAGCACCATCGGGTTCCGGGCGGCGGAGGTGTCGGGCGAGGGTGCCGACGCGGCGGGCTTCGGCTTCACGAACTGCAACCGGCCCTTGTCGTC encodes the following:
- a CDS encoding PAAR domain-containing protein, with amino-acid sequence MPPAARTGDSTVHGGLIGTPPPGAVAVATVLIGGRPAAVAGSLHVCVVPPHAALGPGNVVLPGPAAAVGGQVLIGGLPAARMRDTTSCGAQIITGAMNVLIGGPV
- a CDS encoding VgrG-related protein — protein: MTAPGRSFAADPIVEAPGELPPVWATQLVSCVVDENVGLPDTAVLTYRDPDHKLLTATGLTIGTPLKISVVTVQERARERLFTGEVTALELDSDTTGSFTVVRAFSRAHRLQRGRKVVAYRNMRAADIVRKVAAGAGIACGRIEAAPVTYKQLTQPNVSDWEFLQYLAGESGAHVRVDDKGRLQFVKPKPAASAPSPDTSAARNPMVLEYGRNLLALRAVLTGADGANEVEVRGWDVETKRRLVAREQSVRSDTVSPGMSPSRAAGAFGSRARLTVADTPYRTQAEATAVAGSLAASVSSGFGEIEAVAEGNPRLRAGEPVALGNVGPAFSGRYTATAAHHVLEPDGGYRTTVLVSAAPDRSLAGLAGGANAPARGPRVPGLAIGVVTDIREGKDERGWVRLKFPWLDDTYVSDWVRTVQWGGRGGGGVFSPEVNDEVLVGFEQGLLDSPYVLGGLYNGVDKPSPHDVPLVDPTSGKVNRRSLVSRSGHRLELLDSPRGPSGVRLASGDKRLDVTLDERRNEIALKVFAPGGGRVLSSVVLSASGITLDAGTGAVDVKGRSVTINGRTGVTVDGGLLAVLKAKLIRIN
- a CDS encoding putative baseplate assembly protein, which produces MALPSPNLDDRRFQQLVDEAKRYVQQRTPEWTDHNVSDPGVTLIETFAYMVDQLLYRLNRVPDKNYSAFLDLLGVTLFPPTAARAEVDFWLSAPQPEAVLLPAGTEVATSRGEAEEEVVFSTSDDLSIVPSSLVRLVTAPVSGEQTDRTAPLGAGQDVPCFQARPEPGDAVLFGLPTAVPRCIVAVRLDSRVEGVGVDPRQPPLVWEAWDGARWVTCRTGTDSTGGLNRPGEITVFVPAGHTTSVAAGTRAGWLRCRVTAPEPGQPFYSESPTIREAEVFTVGGTADVEHAETVLDVPLGVSEGVAGQRFLVDRAPLLLDGEPPVVQVSSAEGWQVWTAVEHFGASLPDDRHVRIDAVTGEFAFPPEVREADGTMRSCGAVPEKGAQLRIPRCRTGGGAAGNVARGAINVLRSSVPYVASVHNREAARGGVDGETVENAKVRAPNILRVQERAVTAADHEVIAREAAPSLRRVRCLPAVAGEGGAVRVLVVPDAVPDEGGNLRFEQLIPSESVLSAVAARLDERRLVGTRLVVEPPAYQGVTVVARLVASGGDVDRVRTEALAALFRHIDPLRGGAEGTGWPFGRPVQYGEVFAVLQNVPGVGLVEEVRLFPADPITGRRGAAQERIDVTAGALVFSHQHQVVVTAGGRGEGS
- a CDS encoding GPW/gp25 family protein, producing the protein MSGFIGRGWGFPLRVGPTGGIGMVERDQEIEEAIGLILGTAPGERPMRPEFGCGIHEHVFAPGDGATAGRIAHEVRTSLERWEPRIEVTDVVIAFDAVEEGTLYIDVHYTVRATNDLRNLVFPFYTIPSSEGSAEAGVR